The Anomaloglossus baeobatrachus isolate aAnoBae1 chromosome 10, aAnoBae1.hap1, whole genome shotgun sequence genome has a segment encoding these proteins:
- the LOC142254558 gene encoding uncharacterized protein LOC142254558 encodes MVGEQEQHVSNSGRCCDKSMIMQLILFGIWTPINIAFIVVGAQHKDECAAEPYIPIYMIVAGAFSFAYLVLLPLKCCLPKLRTILGALVMLFLFAWFIAGSVWVFRIYGNPNRQCHNGMYLFVFSILIIQYIFIGIGLIASLLSCFCCENSCCVKICRSFESFLKCCPCLGCLKCLQCTKCIESCQCLTCSKCLDCCSCLESCTCLDSCSDCSSCCDCLQSLCCCCKSIQCSSCLKCSMCTRCLQCSECCAAKA; translated from the exons ATGGTTGGAGAACAAGAACAGCATGTGTCCAATTCCGGAA GATGCTGCGATAAAAGCATGA TCATGCAGTTAATTCTTTTTGGAATATGGACTCCGATTAACATTGCATTCATTGTTGTCG GTGCACAACACAAAGATGAATGTGCAGCTGAACCGTATATCCCAATTTATATGATTGTGGCGGGGGCGTTCAGCTTTGCATATTTGGTGCTGTTACCCTTGAAATGCTGCCTCCCCAAACTCAGAACAATTCTCGGCGCTCTCGTGATGTTGTTTCTCTTTGCCTGGTTCATTGCAG GCAGCGTCTGGGTCTTCAGAATTTATGGTAACCCAAATCGGCAATGTCACAATGGCATGTATCTCTTCGTTTTCTCCATCCTAATTATTCAGTACATTTTTATTGGAATTGGACTCATTgcctctctgctttcctgcttctgCTGTGAGAATTCT TGCTGCGTTAAGATCTGCAGATCCTTCGAGAGTTTCTTAAAGTGCTGCCCCTGTTTGGGGTGCCTGAAGTGTTTACAGTGCACCAAATGTATCGAGTCCTGCCAGTGCCTGACCTGCAGCAAATGTCTGGACTGCTGCAGCTGCCTGGAGTCCTGCACGTGCCTGGACTCGTGCTCCGACTGTAGCAGCTGCTGTGATTGCCTCCAATCCCTGTGCTGCTGCTGTAAAAGCATCCAGTGCAGCAGCTGCCTGAAGTGCAGCATGTGCACCCGGTGCCTGCAGTGCTCAGAGTGCTGCGCCGCCAAAGCCTGA